One genomic segment of Deinococcus reticulitermitis includes these proteins:
- a CDS encoding helix-turn-helix domain-containing protein yields MSNPEGTSQSLTTPQHESYLTVSEVASLLNLAEATVRQLIRDGKLPSLRLTEKIIRVPASGIRALVQGGTQ; encoded by the coding sequence CCCAGAAGGAACGAGCCAAAGCCTAACGACTCCGCAGCATGAGAGCTATCTCACCGTCAGCGAAGTGGCTTCGCTGCTCAACCTGGCTGAGGCCACCGTGCGTCAACTCATCCGAGACGGAAAGCTGCCCTCGCTCAGGCTCACCGAGAAGATCATCCGCGTCCCTGCCTCCGGCATCCGTGCGCTGGTGCAAGGGGGTACGCAATGA